In Procambarus clarkii isolate CNS0578487 chromosome 5, FALCON_Pclarkii_2.0, whole genome shotgun sequence, the following are encoded in one genomic region:
- the LOC123765844 gene encoding keratin-associated protein 12-2-like — MVSVSKYRGSLSEAFLECVPLSEGLLECVPLSEGHLECVPLSEGLLECVPLSEGHLECVPLSEGHLECVPLSEGLLECVPLSEGHLECVPLSEGHLECVPLSEGLLEFVPLSKGHLECVPLSEGHLECVPLSEGHLECVPLSEGHLECVPLSEGLLEFVPLSEGLLEFVPLSEGLLEFVPLSKGHLEFVPLSKGLIECVPLSKGHLEFVPLSKGLLECVPVSQWDLYLYRIRLLITGLEPN, encoded by the coding sequence ATGGTATCCGTATCAAAATATCGAGGCTCACTCTCTGAGGCATTCCTAGAGTGCGTACCACTCTCCGAGGGTCTCTTAGAGTGCGTACCACTCTCCGAGGGTCACCTAGAGTGCGTACCACTCTCCGAGGGTCTCCTAGAGTGCGTACCACTCTCCGAGGGTCACCTAGAGTGCGTACCACTCTCCGAGGGTCACCTAGAGTGCGTACCACTCTCCGAGGGTCTCCTAGAGTGCGTACCACTCTCCGAGGGTCACCTAGAGTGCGTACCACTCTCCGAGGGTCACCTAGAGTGCGTACCACTCTCCGAGGGTCTCCTAGAGTTCGTACCACTCTCCAAGGGTCACCTAGAGTGCGTACCACTTTCCGAGGGTCACCTAGAGTGCGTACCACTCTCCGAGGGTCACCTAGAGTGCGTACCACTCTCCGAGGGTCACCTAGAGTGCGTACCACTCTCCGAGGGTCTCCTAGAGTTCGTACCACTCTCCGAGGGTCTCCTAGAATTCGTACCACTCTCCGAGGGTCTCCTAGAGTTCGTACCACTCTCCAAGGGTCACCTAGAGTTCGTACCACTCTCCAAGGGTCTCATAGAGTGCGTACCACTCTCCAAGGGTCACCTAGAGTTCGTACCACTCTCCAAGGGTCTCCTAGAGTGCGTACCAGTCTCCCAGTGGGACCTATACTTATATCGTATAAGGCTTCTCATTACCGGCCTGGAGCCGAACTAG